The DNA window GGTGGATTACAAACAGAAATGGGCTTACAGGAAAAGTACCGAAGCATTGGAAAAACATTTGAGAGAAGGGAAGTAGTTGTTTCCAGTACCTTAAGTCTTATTTATTAATCAATCCAAAAAGCCTGGCATCCACAAATTTTCCTTTTTCAAAAAAATAATCTTTCATTGTTCCTTCTTCCTGAAAGTTTAAGGAAGTTAAAAGTTTCTCAGAAGAAATATTATCCGGATCAATAAAAGCATCTACACGATGTAGCTGCATACTTTCAAAACCAAATGTTAAAATAGGAAGAATGGCTTCTTTCATAAAGGATTGTTTCCAGAAAAGGGGATTCAGTTCATATCCGATTTCAGCTCTGAAATGCTCACGATACCAGTTGTGATAGCCACAAGTACCGATGACTTTTTTTTCGGATTTTAATTCCAATGCCCAACGAAATCCTTTTCCATTTTCAAACTCCGTGTTGAAATGTTCAATAATATTCCTGGCATCCTCTAGTGACTTGAATGCTTCCAGATCATAATATTTCATGACCTGGTCCTGAGAAAAATACTCAAATACATCTTGTGAATCACTAAGAGTAAGCTGTCGTAAAATAAGTCTTTCAGTCTCTAATACAGGAAATTCCATTGAATATATTTTAAGGTGAAAATACAAATAATTCCTGATAAGGAAAAGGGAGTTAAAGATAAACCATGAAACAATTCCGAAACCCTGAATTTATTTTTCTAAATTTGGGGCTCATTTTTTACTATGGCAAAATCGAAGAAGGAAACTCCACTCATGACGCAGTACAATACCATCAAGGGCAAATACCCTGATGCACTTTTGCTTTTCAGGGTAGGGGACTTTTATGAAACTTTTGGGCAGGATGCTGTGAGAACATCTCAGGTATTGGGAATCGTTCTTACAAAAAGGAATAATGGAGAAGGAAGTGTTGAACTTGCAGGATTTCCACATCATTCGATAGATTCTTACCTTCCAAAGCTGGTAAGAGCAGGAATAAGGGTGGCAATCTGCGATCAGCTTGAAGATCCGAAAATGGTCAAAGGAATTGTAAAAAGAGGGGTAACTGAATTAGTTACACCAGGAGTTACCTTCAATGATCAGGTGCTGAATTCAAAGAAGAACAACTTCCTCCTTTCTTTACACAAAGAAAAAGAGAAATACGGAATTGCTCTGGTAGATATCTCCACAGGAGAGTTTCTGGTGAGTGAAGGAAATCTCGAAAAGTTGTTGCACATCGTTAATACCTTCGATCCCAGCGAAATTGTCTTCCAGCGAAGCATGCAGCTTCCTGAGCAGATTAAAAATAAAAATGCCTTTAAGCTTGAAGACTGGGCGTTTCAGTATAATTTTGCCTACGAAAAATTAACCAATCACTTTAAAACCAATTCTTTAAAGGGGTTTGGAGTAGAAAATCAACCATTGGCGATTACAGCCGCAGGAGCTATTTTTGCTTATCTGGTGGAAGATACGCATCATAATCTGCTTGCCCACATTACAAAACTTCAGATTATTCCTCAGGAAGATTACCTGATGATGGATAATTTCACCTTGAGAAATCTTGAAATTGTTTATCCAAGCAACCCGCAGGGAAAGTCACTATTAGATATTATCGATAAAACATCTACTCCGATGGGAGGAAGATTGTTGAGAAGAAGAATTATTCTTCCTTTAAAATCAGTGGATGAAATTGCAAGAAGATTGTCTCTCATTGATTTTCTGAACGAAAAAGACAGCCTTAAATATGAAATCTGCCAGCTGCTTAAATCTATCTCTGACCTGGACAGGCTAATGGGAAAACTGGCTGCTGAAAAGATTTCTCCTAAAGAATTAGGGTATCTGCGCCAGAGTTTAATAAATATCCATACCATAAAAGCATTACTGTATCCTCATGCAGAAGTTCTGGCATGGCTGGATCCGTTATTTGATCTTGATGAGCTGATTAAATTTTTACAAAACCACCTTAATGAAGAACTTCCGGTAAGCATTGCCAAAGGAAATATCATTAAGGAAGGGGTTTCTGATGAGCTGGACCGATTGAGAAATCTTCAGAGCAAAGGCCGCGGATTCCTCGATGAAATGTGTCAGAGAGAAATTGAGAGAACAGGTATTTCCAGTCTTAAAATTGATTTTAATAATGTTTTCGGATATTATATTGAAGTAAGAAATACCCATAAGGATAAAGTTCCTGATGATTGGGTAAGAAAGCAGACACTTGTGAATGCCGAACGATATATTACCGAAGAACTAAAGGAATATGAAAGCCAGATCCTCGGTGCTGAAGAAAAAATAGGGGTTTTGGAAACTGCGCTGTACAGAAATGTTTGTGCTGAAGCAATGGTTTATATCGATCAGATTCAGGGGAACTCCAATATTATTGCTCAGCTTGATGTGGCCGGAGGATTGTCTGAACTCGCTGTTTCCGAAAGTTATACAAAGCCTATTCTGAATGACGGGTATGCCATTGATTTAAAAGAAGCAAGACACCCCATTATTGAAAATGCACTTCCGTTAGGGGAGAAGTATATTCCTAACGATATCTTTTTGGATAAAGATTCACAGCAGATTATTATGGTTACCGGACCAAACATGGCCGGTAAATCGGCAATTCTGCGTCAAACGGCGATCGTTTGTCTTCTGGCTCAGATCGGAAGTTTTGTTCCTGCAAAACATGCCGAAATCGGAATGCTGGACAAAATCTTTACAAGAGTCGGAGCTACCGATAATATTTCGGCTGGAGAATCCACTTTCATGGTAGAGATGAACGAAGCGGCCAATATTTTGAATAATATTTCAGAGCGAAGTCTTATTTTGCTTGATGAGATCGGACGTGGAACTTCCACCTATGACGGGGTTTCTATTGCCTGGGCCATAGCAGAATATCTACATCAGCATCCCACTCAGGCGAAGACTTTATTTGCTACCCATTACCACGAATTGAATGAAATGACGGTGAACTTTGAAAGGGTGAAAAATTTCCACGTATCCATACAGGAGAATAAGGGGAATATTATCTTTTTAAGAAAGCTGATTCCGGGAGGCAGTGAACATAGTTTTGGTATCCATGTGGCAAAATTAGCAGGAATGCCTGCAAAGGTTGTCAACAGGGCCAACGAAATCCTTAAAACGCTTGAAGCAAGCAGAACTCAAGGTGGTGGAGGCACTTCAGAAAGTATCAAAAGAGTCACCGAAGAAAATATGCAGCTCTCTTTTTTCCAGTTGGATGATCCTGTTCTGGAAAATATCCGCGAAGAACTTACCAAGATAGATATTAATACCCTGACACCGATTGAAGCTTTAATGAAGCTGAATGCGATAAAAAAAATGATTGGAGGATAATCCAATCATTTTTTTTACAAGTTACTTGTATTTTCTAACAGCAAAATTCGTCCTGAACTCCCGGAACTCCTGAACGTTCTATTCCTGTTCTCCGGTCAGTACAGCTTATTACAATATGGCAGATAGGACCCGCTCCTTTAATTTCTCTCAATTCTCTTTTGGAGAGTTTTCTTGTTTGAATGATTGATTTTTTCATAATACTATTGATAGGTTTGTGTTTAGTTGTAAAATTTCAGATTAGCAACAATATCCGTCATTGCCTCTCGGGCCAATGATCAGAAAGTGATTTACTCCTCTCAGTTTACAAAGGCCTTCTGCGCATGCCGTAGCTCCTCCGTTAATCTCTTTCAACTCATTTTTTGTGAGTTTTGCTTTTTGAATGCTCATTTTTTTCATAATATTTTGATTGGGTTATTTTGTGTAATGATGCTAATGTGTTGAATATTTTTGTGTTATATCCTTTTTCGCCAAGCTGGCAGTAAAGGAATATGATGAAAATGACCGGAAATTCATCCGGCCATTTTTATGGTATCGTAAGTTTAGCAGCAAGGGCCATCCTGAATTCCGTGAACACCATACATTTCCTGTCCGGTGCTTGGGTCAAAGCAGCTTACTACCAATGGGCAGAATGGTCTTGCTCCACTGATTTCTTTCATTTCTTTTTTGGTAAGTCTTTTTGTTGGAATGGTTGATTTTTTCATAGTAAGTAATTTAAATTGGGTTGTATTTAACTTGATTTTTTTAATTAGCAACAAAATCCATCTCTTCCAATAAGTCCTGGAATCATCTCTCCTGTAGAAGGATCTTGACAGAATCCTCTCAAACATAGAGGGCGTGCACTCCCGTTAATTTCTTTTAATTCGCTTTTAGTGAGCGCTTTTTTTTGAATGGTCGATTTTTTCATAGTAATTTGATTTTATGATATTAGATGGTAATTAACAGCAGTATCCGTCTTGACCGACAAAACCTCTGAAAAGGTCATCTGATCCGGGAACCATACAGAATCCTCTGAAACAGGCAGGAGAATTACCTCCGTTGATTTCTTTTAATTCCGACTTTGTAAGTTTTCTTTTTTGAATGTTTAGTTTTTTCATGGTATTTTTAATTTGATTGTAAGCTAAATTACATTTTATTTCGAATAACTCAATATTTGGTGAAAGAAATTAATGTAATTATTGAAATTATTAACAAAGTTTAACAAATTGATATTCACTAAGAAAGAATGCATTTGTTAATTTTGAGTATGAAGACTTTAATAAAGATATTGACTGTATTTTTGTTCTGCACCATTTGCAAAGCTCAGCAGACTGAAGTGTCTGTGATAAAGTATGAAGATCTCGAGAAACGGATCCAACAGGAGAAGGCAGAATTGCTTGTGGTCAACTTTTGGGCTACAACTTGCGCTCCCTGTGTAAAAGAGCTGCCTCACTTTATGGAGGTAAATAATAAAAATGATTCCAATCCGAAATTCAAAATGCTTTTAGTTTCATTAGACCGGCTGGCAGATAAAGAAAGAGTATTGAAATTCATCAAAAATAAAAACCTGACTGCTGAAGTAGTTCTGCTGGATGATATTAAAAGAATGAATACCTGGATTCCAAGATTTGAAAAAGAATGGGACGGAAATATCCCGGTAACGTTGTTTTATAAAAATGGGATGAAGGTGCATTTTAATGACGGCGAAATGAGTAAAGAAGAACTTGAAAAAACAGTTAGTGATAATCTACAATAAATAATCTATTATGAAAAATCTGAAAACTTTAATAGTGGCATTCTGTATGGGTATGGGATTACTCAGCTTCACAACCACCGATCACGATAAAAATAAACCACAGAAGGAAAGCTCCGCTGCAAAAGGCTATGAAGTAGGTGATGCCGCCGCCGATTTTAAACTTAAAAATATTGATGGGAAAATGGTTTCCCTGAGTGATTTTAAAAGTGCAAAAGGATTCATTGTAATATTTACCTGTAACCACTGTCCTTACGCAAAGAAGTATGAAGACAGAATTATTGAACTCGATAAAAAATACAGAGATCAGGGATATCCTGTGATTGC is part of the Chryseobacterium lactis genome and encodes:
- a CDS encoding TlpA family protein disulfide reductase, whose protein sequence is MKTLIKILTVFLFCTICKAQQTEVSVIKYEDLEKRIQQEKAELLVVNFWATTCAPCVKELPHFMEVNNKNDSNPKFKMLLVSLDRLADKERVLKFIKNKNLTAEVVLLDDIKRMNTWIPRFEKEWDGNIPVTLFYKNGMKVHFNDGEMSKEELEKTVSDNLQ
- the mutS gene encoding DNA mismatch repair protein MutS — its product is MAKSKKETPLMTQYNTIKGKYPDALLLFRVGDFYETFGQDAVRTSQVLGIVLTKRNNGEGSVELAGFPHHSIDSYLPKLVRAGIRVAICDQLEDPKMVKGIVKRGVTELVTPGVTFNDQVLNSKKNNFLLSLHKEKEKYGIALVDISTGEFLVSEGNLEKLLHIVNTFDPSEIVFQRSMQLPEQIKNKNAFKLEDWAFQYNFAYEKLTNHFKTNSLKGFGVENQPLAITAAGAIFAYLVEDTHHNLLAHITKLQIIPQEDYLMMDNFTLRNLEIVYPSNPQGKSLLDIIDKTSTPMGGRLLRRRIILPLKSVDEIARRLSLIDFLNEKDSLKYEICQLLKSISDLDRLMGKLAAEKISPKELGYLRQSLINIHTIKALLYPHAEVLAWLDPLFDLDELIKFLQNHLNEELPVSIAKGNIIKEGVSDELDRLRNLQSKGRGFLDEMCQREIERTGISSLKIDFNNVFGYYIEVRNTHKDKVPDDWVRKQTLVNAERYITEELKEYESQILGAEEKIGVLETALYRNVCAEAMVYIDQIQGNSNIIAQLDVAGGLSELAVSESYTKPILNDGYAIDLKEARHPIIENALPLGEKYIPNDIFLDKDSQQIIMVTGPNMAGKSAILRQTAIVCLLAQIGSFVPAKHAEIGMLDKIFTRVGATDNISAGESTFMVEMNEAANILNNISERSLILLDEIGRGTSTYDGVSIAWAIAEYLHQHPTQAKTLFATHYHELNEMTVNFERVKNFHVSIQENKGNIIFLRKLIPGGSEHSFGIHVAKLAGMPAKVVNRANEILKTLEASRTQGGGGTSESIKRVTEENMQLSFFQLDDPVLENIREELTKIDINTLTPIEALMKLNAIKKMIGG
- a CDS encoding bacteriocin, giving the protein MSIQKAKLTKNELKEINGGATACAEGLCKLRGVNHFLIIGPRGNDGYCC
- a CDS encoding GNAT family N-acetyltransferase, which translates into the protein MEFPVLETERLILRQLTLSDSQDVFEYFSQDQVMKYYDLEAFKSLEDARNIIEHFNTEFENGKGFRWALELKSEKKVIGTCGYHNWYREHFRAEIGYELNPLFWKQSFMKEAILPILTFGFESMQLHRVDAFIDPDNISSEKLLTSLNFQEEGTMKDYFFEKGKFVDARLFGLINK